Proteins found in one Staphylococcus kloosii genomic segment:
- a CDS encoding replication initiation protein: MYEETVVYKNDMNLVPLRRFTSTEINLFFAMCNKLKEQDTNTLHLSFTDLKKLSNYSENTRNINRFISDLDDVYQKMLQLTISYEDDEVIERFVLFNHYKIHKKDQYLEISTSPNLKHILNSITNNFTKFELREMTQLKSTYSKNMFRLLKQYKHTGYMKLKMEDFKKRLDIPTSYQMNDITKRVLKPIIQELSFIFSNLRINKIKAKKGRKIEWLEFTFTPEKRIHSKRQAQGHNKDNSFKYRNRELTPKWLENRPEDQYRNQKRQFTAEERQAFLEKMKKEEN, from the coding sequence ATGTATGAAGAAACAGTTGTATATAAAAATGATATGAATTTAGTTCCGTTGCGTCGTTTTACAAGTACTGAGATTAATCTTTTTTTTGCAATGTGTAATAAACTTAAAGAACAAGATACCAATACATTACATCTATCTTTTACTGATTTAAAAAAATTGAGTAACTATAGTGAAAACACTAGAAATATTAATAGATTTATTAGTGATTTAGATGATGTATATCAAAAAATGCTGCAATTAACTATATCTTATGAGGATGATGAAGTTATAGAAAGATTTGTATTATTTAATCACTATAAAATACATAAAAAAGATCAATATTTAGAAATATCTACTTCACCTAATTTAAAGCACATACTTAATTCTATAACGAACAATTTCACTAAATTTGAACTAAGAGAAATGACACAGTTAAAATCTACTTATTCCAAAAATATGTTTAGATTACTAAAGCAATACAAACATACCGGTTACATGAAGTTAAAGATGGAAGATTTTAAAAAAAGACTAGATATTCCTACATCATATCAAATGAATGATATTACAAAACGCGTTTTAAAACCTATTATACAAGAATTGAGTTTCATTTTTTCAAACTTAAGAATTAATAAAATTAAAGCCAAAAAAGGACGTAAAATCGAATGGCTAGAATTTACTTTCACACCTGAAAAAAGAATCCATTCAAAACGACAAGCTCAGGGGCATAATAAAGATAACTCCTTTAAATACAGAAATCGTGAATTAACACCAAAATGGTTAGAAAATAGACCAGAAGATCAATATAGAAATCAAAAAAGACAGTTCACAGCAGAAGAACGTCAAGCCTTTTTAGAGAAAATGAAAAAGGAAGAGAATTAA
- a CDS encoding helix-turn-helix domain-containing protein, translated as MKTVKEVSEVLDVSKQTIHYHLKNLPSNFKVKKVGNKTLIDDEIIAYLESLPIKKTSKESSNKSAKFDKKTSNKKTSKTTATEDYIDNYIAHLESEIRQKNRQIDDLTIALKQEQSLNLNSQNILSNNEKIETEITEEKEDIVMPNKTTQNEQKQSLFSKLFKKK; from the coding sequence ATGAAAACGGTCAAAGAAGTTTCTGAAGTTTTAGACGTATCTAAACAGACGATTCATTACCATTTGAAAAATCTACCTTCAAATTTTAAAGTGAAAAAAGTAGGTAATAAGACATTAATTGATGATGAAATAATAGCTTATTTAGAATCATTGCCAATTAAAAAAACGTCAAAAGAATCGTCAAACAAATCGGCAAAATTCGACAAAAAAACGTCAAATAAAAAAACATCTAAAACAACTGCAACAGAAGACTATATAGATAATTATATAGCTCATTTAGAGTCAGAAATTCGTCAAAAGAATCGTCAAATAGATGATTTGACGATCGCATTAAAACAAGAACAATCATTAAACTTAAATAGCCAAAATATCTTAAGTAATAATGAAAAAATAGAAACAGAGATTACAGAAGAAAAAGAAGATATTGTTATGCCGAATAAAACCACTCAAAATGAACAAAAGCAATCTTTATTCTCAAAACTATTTAAGAAAAAATAA